The Bacillaceae bacterium S4-13-56 region TAAAGTGGTCGATGCAGTATTAGCAGGGCCAACTGCTCTTGTAGTAGAAGGTGTTCCTTCTGTTATTATGATCGATGCAAGGACTTATCCTGTTCGTGGCCCACAAGAGCCTGATATAGAACGGGTTGTAAGAGGGGCTCGTGATGGGTATGTGGAGACTATTGTATTTAACACTGCTCTAACACGAAGAAGAGTAAGAGATCGTAGTCTTCGTTCTGAGTATATGCAAATCGGGAGAAGGTCGAAAACAGATGTTTGTATATCTTATTTGGAAGACATCGCAGACCTATCCTTTGTACAACATATTAAAGATACTCTGAGTAAAATTGATACAGATGGAATACCAATGGCAGAAAAGACAGTCGAAGAATATATATTTGGTAAACACTGGAATCCATATCCTTCTGTAAGATATACGGAAAGGCCTGATACAGCTGCCTCTCACTTATTTGAGGGGCATGTCATCATTTTTATCGATGGATCGCCAAGTGCAATGATAACTCCTTCAACTTTTTGGCATCACCTACAGCACGCAGAAGAGTATCGTCAAAAACCAATGATAGGCGCTTATTTAAGAATTGTTCGATTTATAGCAGTCTTTGCCTCTTTATTTATTCTGCCACTTTGGTATTTGCTAGCGACAAATTCAGAACTATTACCTGAAGGGTTAAGCTTTATAGGAATATCAGAGGATTACACCATTCCCCTTATTGCTCAATTTTTGTTTGCTGAGGTAGGGATAGATATCTTAAGGATGGCTGCAATTCACACTCCGTCTGCTCTTGCAACGGCACTAGGGTTGGTGGCTGCCATTTTAATTGGACAGGTTGCAGTAGAAGTAGGACTGTTTTCGTATGAAGTCGTTCTTTATTTGTCTATTGCTGCCATAGGGACTTTTGCAACACCAAGCTATGAAATGAGCCTAGCCAATCGATTAGCTAGACTATTTTTTCTAATAGTTGCAGCAATGTTTGGTCCAATTGGATTTATGATCGGTATAACACTATGGATCCTATATCTAGCTCGAATGACGTCCTTCCAAATACCATATCTTTGGCCGTTTTTACCATTTTCCTATCGATCTATGAGAGATGTTATATTTAGAGCGCCAATACCATTAAAAAATCGAAGACCATATATACTTGATCCTCAAGATCCTGATCGATAAAAATCGATTAGGATCTTCTTCACGTTAAAGTGTAAAATTAACGTAGTTAAAATTTTTAAGTACGAAGTATAAGAAAAGCTAATACTTTGAACGTCGCCTAAAGGCTCGCCATTCGATGAACTTTTCTTACTATATAAGAATCATTATGCCTGGCTTCGCGGAGCCACCATCTACCATGAAAATGGATTCCTAATCAAACAAGGAGGATAAATCTTGTTCATCTTTGGGAATACCTTTAATAACAACATGACCAGATCGAAATATACATTGGTGGATTCTGAAAAAGAATACCCTGCATAAGAAACGGGTTGTGCCGATATAGAAGTACCATCTATTGTGACTAGATCACGTATACAAAAGTTTTACAGGGTATGTTTTCATACAAAAGTATAAAATTTGTCTAGCTCCAGCGAAACAGCTTCATCAAGTAATCTTCAAAGTTTTTGCCCCGAGTAAGGAAAGCTACTTAGAGCTACTTCGCAGAAACAAGTGCTTTTCTTGTTTAGAAGGGCGCTTGCGTTTTTCTTACCTGTCTTATGTCAAAAATAAATGCGGTTACATTTTAAAAATAGGTAATTTTTAATTTCCATTTTGCGAATTAAGTTGTTATAATGGTTCATGGTGATGCGATATGAATACAATATATGATGTTCAACAGCTACTAAAAAAATTCGGTACCATAATATATATTGGGGATCGTCTAGCTGATCTTGAATTAATGGAAGCTGAAGTGAAAGAATTATTTCAATCACAGTGTATTTCAACACAAGAATATCAAATGGCGATTTTGTTACTTCGTCAAGAAAGTGCTCGTCTACGAGATCAATGAGTAAAGGATGAATTAAATTGAGTAGTAAACTATATATTGGGGTCGATATTGGTGGAACATCAGTCAAAATCGCATTTATTCATGATGATGGGACAATTCTTGCAAAATGGGAAATCCCTACGCGTATAGAAAATAATGGACAATATATTTTGACAGATATAGCATCTTCAATTAATGAACATGTGAGTAAATATAATTTAGATAAATCCAAGCTTGTAGGATGTGGAGTGGGAGCACCGGGATTTGTTGATAGTAAAGAAGGATTTGTATACCAAGCAGTGAACATTGGATGGAAAAACTTTGATTTATCGAATAGGTTAAAAGCTTTAATCAGTATACCGGTTTTTGTGGAAAATGATGCAAATCTTGCAGCTCTTGGTGAAAACTGGATGGGATCCGGAAGACAGTCGAATGACCTAATGTGTGTAACACTAGGTACTGGTGTTGGAGCCGGAATCATCTCAAATGGGGTATTAATCAGTGGAGCCAATGGTACAGGTGGGGAAATTGGGCATATCACTGTAAATGCAGATGGTGCTCCATGTAATTGTGGTAGAAATGGCTGCTTAGAAACAGTTGCCTCTGCGACTGGTATCATAAGACTTGCCATTGAAGCGTTAAATCGTCCAGAAGCAGGTGAGTTAAAAGCACGCTTTGAGGCAAAGGGAGAATTAACAGCTAAAGATGTTTTTGATGCTGCTAAAAATCAGGATCAAAAAGCCTTGGAGATTGTTGAATATGTAACTAAGGAATTAGGACTAAGTCTTTCTAACTTGGCAATAGCTTTAAACCCGGAAAGAATAGTAATCGGCGGTGGAGTTTCAAAAGCTGGCCAGTTTCTATTAGATGGCATAGAGAAATGGTTTAATCACTTTTCATTAGGAAGAACGAAAGAGGCCGTTAAATTTGTTATTGCATCTTTAGGAAATGATGCAGGTGTTTATGGTGGAGCCTATTTAGTTAAACAAAATTTAAAATCTAAGGAAATCGTTTAAAAAACCTTGTATATGCAAGGTTTTTCTCCTTTTTTGATTCCTTTAAAAATTTTGTAAAAAAGGTCTATTTCGGTGAAAATAGGTCTAATCTATTAAAATTGGTTTTTTAGAAATTACCTGAAACTTTTTCATCTTCTCAAACGTCTTATGTATTGATGTATAAATGTTATATAGA contains the following coding sequences:
- a CDS encoding spore germination protein, whose product is MDLKKEAARSFDQRIAYLREELGVDKSFDVIQLDLEYAGKRMALYMIDGFVKDDILQRIMWGLSQLSEEDLEPKPLQRLLKTHLPYVELEEVEDLDKVVDAVLAGPTALVVEGVPSVIMIDARTYPVRGPQEPDIERVVRGARDGYVETIVFNTALTRRRVRDRSLRSEYMQIGRRSKTDVCISYLEDIADLSFVQHIKDTLSKIDTDGIPMAEKTVEEYIFGKHWNPYPSVRYTERPDTAASHLFEGHVIIFIDGSPSAMITPSTFWHHLQHAEEYRQKPMIGAYLRIVRFIAVFASLFILPLWYLLATNSELLPEGLSFIGISEDYTIPLIAQFLFAEVGIDILRMAAIHTPSALATALGLVAAILIGQVAVEVGLFSYEVVLYLSIAAIGTFATPSYEMSLANRLARLFFLIVAAMFGPIGFMIGITLWILYLARMTSFQIPYLWPFLPFSYRSMRDVIFRAPIPLKNRRPYILDPQDPDR
- a CDS encoding YqgQ family protein, with translation MNTIYDVQQLLKKFGTIIYIGDRLADLELMEAEVKELFQSQCISTQEYQMAILLLRQESARLRDQ
- a CDS encoding ROK family glucokinase — protein: MSSKLYIGVDIGGTSVKIAFIHDDGTILAKWEIPTRIENNGQYILTDIASSINEHVSKYNLDKSKLVGCGVGAPGFVDSKEGFVYQAVNIGWKNFDLSNRLKALISIPVFVENDANLAALGENWMGSGRQSNDLMCVTLGTGVGAGIISNGVLISGANGTGGEIGHITVNADGAPCNCGRNGCLETVASATGIIRLAIEALNRPEAGELKARFEAKGELTAKDVFDAAKNQDQKALEIVEYVTKELGLSLSNLAIALNPERIVIGGGVSKAGQFLLDGIEKWFNHFSLGRTKEAVKFVIASLGNDAGVYGGAYLVKQNLKSKEIV